The DNA sequence CTGGTTTAATAAACCGCCAGATTTCCCAAAAAGCATAGGGGAAGGCCAAGATGATCCCGACGACAAAAGAGGACTGAATATGCATCATAAACTGCCCAGTAACTTGCCTTGACTGTAAGATGAACGGTAGCTTTTCAATGCACAGCGCATCGGAACCTACCAGCTTACCGAATTCGCAAAACATGCGATAGGTCCAAAAGTCGGATCGGGAAGGGGCCAAAATGATATCGTGAAAAAGGATCGTTTTTGAGAGGAAGGCCACAACGGTAAAAACAAAAATAGAGGCAAACGCCCGAATCAGGTGCCACCGCAATTCTTCCAGATGATCCAAAAAGGTCATATCCTGCTCCTGCTTAATAGACATAAAAGATGAGATATATGGTGCTAAAAGTTAGCGATTAATAATCAGTTAAAAATTCGAAAAACAAATTTAGCCCATTCGCGCAAAATAAATGTTAATCCACGTCAAAAATAAAAAAGGATAGCGCAAATAACACCTTAAAGTATCATTTGTCGCTATCCTTTAGCAATGTATTTATATTTTCTGATTATGCGTAAAGTGGGAAATTTTTCATCCACGCATTGATTTCACTTTTCACTTTGGCCAATTTTGCCTCATCCTCAGGGTTGCTCAATACCGCATCGATGAACGAAACGATGGTTTCCATATCAGCTTCTTTCATATTTCGGGAAGTAACCGCCGCAGTACCTACGCGCATCCCTGAAGTAACGAAAGGAGATTTATCATCAAATGGCACCATATTTTTATTGATGGTGATATCCGCTTTTACCAAAGTGTTCTCCGCTAATTTCCCTGTCAATCCTTTCGAACGAAGGTCAATTAGCATACAGTGGTTGTCGGTACCTCCAGAGATAATTTCATAACCACGATCAACGAAAGCTTTGGCCATCGCTGCTGCATTTTTAATCACCTGCTTGGCGTAAACTTTGTACTCATCGCTCAAAGCCTCTTCAAAAGCGACTGCCTTGGCGGCAATTACGTGCTCCAACGGACCACCTTGCGTACCAGGGAATACCGCCATATCCAGTTGCGCATTCAAAGAGCGAACTTCTCCTTTAGGCGTTTTATCACCTTTAGGGTTTGGCATTTCACCGCGAGTCATGATCAAACCACCACGAGGTCCACGAAGGGTTTTGTGGGTTGTTGTGGTTACAATATGACAGTGCGCCAAAGGATCTTTGAGTAAACCAGCAGCAATCAAACCTGCAGGGTGGGAAACATCCGCCAATAGCACAGCACCTACTTCATCAGCAATTTCACGGAAACGGGCATAATCCCAATCGCGGCTGTAAGCAGAAGCACCACAGATAATCAGTTTCGGCTGAACTTCTTTTGCCTTGGCAGCAACTTTGTCCATGTCAATGATTCCTGTTTCTTTTTCCACACCGTAGAAATTCGGCTGGTAGGTTTTACCCGAGAAGTTCACAGGCGAGCCGTGAGTCAGGTGTCCACCATGAGAAAGATCAAAGCCCAAAATGGCATCGCCAGGGTTCAGCACGGCCAACATTACAGCGGCATTTGCTTGTGCTCCTGAGTGTGGCTGAACATTGGCCCAGTCCGCATTGAACAATTGCTTTGCTCGATCAATCGCCAACTGCTCAATCTCATCGACGACCTGGCAGCCTCCGTAATAACGACGCTTCGGCAAGCCTTCTGCGTATTTATTTGTCAAAACGCTTCCCATCGCCTCCATCACCTGGCGCGAAGTAAAGTTCTCTGAGGCAATCAACTCGATGCCTTCTTCTTGTCTTTGTTGCTCTTTGCCAATTAAGTCAAAGATTACGTTATCTCTTGTCATGACCGAGATCTGTGGTTTAGGTTAATTAAAGTTCTCAAAAATACACTTCATGATCTT is a window from the Persicobacter psychrovividus genome containing:
- the glyA gene encoding serine hydroxymethyltransferase, whose product is MTRDNVIFDLIGKEQQRQEEGIELIASENFTSRQVMEAMGSVLTNKYAEGLPKRRYYGGCQVVDEIEQLAIDRAKQLFNADWANVQPHSGAQANAAVMLAVLNPGDAILGFDLSHGGHLTHGSPVNFSGKTYQPNFYGVEKETGIIDMDKVAAKAKEVQPKLIICGASAYSRDWDYARFREIADEVGAVLLADVSHPAGLIAAGLLKDPLAHCHIVTTTTHKTLRGPRGGLIMTRGEMPNPKGDKTPKGEVRSLNAQLDMAVFPGTQGGPLEHVIAAKAVAFEEALSDEYKVYAKQVIKNAAAMAKAFVDRGYEIISGGTDNHCMLIDLRSKGLTGKLAENTLVKADITINKNMVPFDDKSPFVTSGMRVGTAAVTSRNMKEADMETIVSFIDAVLSNPEDEAKLAKVKSEINAWMKNFPLYA